Proteins encoded within one genomic window of Streptomyces sp. NBC_01314:
- a CDS encoding acyl carrier protein, with protein MSADAPASPVTEASAPSVITTGTVRELLSDRKIFPGVPDDLGDDAELVLDSLGLVWLLHVVEERYGLVVEPGDEDIAGLTSLRRLTEFLSAAGAGAVEGGDRVDR; from the coding sequence ATGAGCGCGGACGCCCCCGCGTCACCGGTCACGGAAGCGTCCGCGCCGTCCGTCATCACCACCGGCACCGTCCGGGAACTGCTGTCCGACCGCAAGATCTTCCCCGGCGTCCCGGACGACCTCGGCGACGACGCCGAACTGGTCCTGGACTCCCTGGGGTTGGTGTGGCTGCTGCATGTGGTGGAGGAGCGGTACGGCCTGGTGGTGGAGCCCGGCGACGAGGACATCGCGGGCCTGACCTCGCTCCGCCGGCTCACCGAGTTCCTGAGCGCGGCCGGGGCGGGTGCGGTGGAGGGGGGTGACCGCGTTGACCGGTGA
- a CDS encoding acyl carrier protein has product MSTSTLDAEIREFVLTTVIDEMNILLSRDGITDESPVTVGGLELDSLSLIELTLRLESRFGVEIPDTDIEPLASLTLGGLVTEVVGRGAKA; this is encoded by the coding sequence ATGAGCACATCAACACTGGACGCCGAGATCCGTGAGTTCGTCCTGACCACCGTCATCGACGAGATGAACATCCTGCTGAGCCGTGACGGCATCACGGACGAGAGTCCGGTGACCGTCGGCGGGCTGGAGCTGGACTCCCTGAGTCTGATCGAGCTCACACTGCGGCTGGAGTCGCGGTTCGGCGTGGAGATCCCGGACACCGACATCGAGCCGTTGGCCTCGCTGACCCTCGGCGGGCTGGTCACCGAGGTCGTCGGGCGCGGGGCGAAGGCATGA
- a CDS encoding class I adenylate-forming enzyme family protein translates to MGELVAAAAGEDGMGVLVQRLFDARDDGLPYLTHQRETVGRGELRERVAKQAAVFAGYDIGPGSTVGLRTPPSFTQVEVLLALWRLGAQVMLFDFRLKPAEVDALCATCRPQFMVRAGSNVRAAFGFRSEYEVATECRRAGRPADGEHRLVQFSSGSTGRPKVIGRTAGSIAAEIESFAAVAGMPGEGDRLLLLSSTAHSFGLLGGLLHSLAAGVSVVFAPRVSARDILRTSADHRITTLFGVPMHYELLAAALDPPELPALRTAVSGGELMPPEVAARFAERYGVTVGEAYGTTETGIVAIDVGGTLRPSVGRPAPGLLVREHHGELDVALGESPYLFDSGGTQYTDGWLHTRDRATVGADGTVTVGGRTDSLVVIGGLKVDLTEVEHVLRAHPAVEQAVLVHEDVTEAYVAVAAGAGSPSAEELLRWCRERLADYKLPRVIRLMEALPRTSNGKLVRQAATLRERCAG, encoded by the coding sequence ATGGGCGAACTCGTGGCGGCCGCGGCCGGTGAGGACGGGATGGGCGTCCTGGTCCAGCGGCTGTTCGACGCACGGGACGACGGCCTGCCGTACCTGACGCATCAGCGGGAGACCGTCGGCCGGGGCGAGTTACGGGAGCGGGTGGCCAAGCAGGCCGCCGTGTTCGCCGGCTACGACATCGGGCCCGGCAGCACGGTGGGGCTGCGGACGCCGCCCAGTTTCACCCAGGTCGAGGTACTGCTCGCGCTGTGGCGGCTGGGCGCGCAGGTGATGCTGTTCGACTTCCGGCTGAAACCCGCCGAGGTGGACGCGCTCTGCGCCACCTGCCGTCCGCAGTTCATGGTCCGGGCCGGGTCCAACGTCCGGGCGGCGTTCGGCTTCCGGTCCGAGTACGAGGTCGCCACCGAGTGCCGCAGGGCCGGGCGGCCGGCCGACGGCGAACACCGGCTGGTCCAGTTCAGCTCGGGCTCCACCGGACGGCCGAAGGTGATCGGCAGGACCGCCGGGTCGATCGCCGCCGAGATCGAGTCGTTCGCGGCCGTTGCCGGCATGCCCGGCGAGGGCGACCGGCTGCTGCTGCTCAGCTCCACGGCGCACAGCTTCGGACTGCTCGGCGGGCTGCTGCACTCGCTGGCGGCGGGTGTCTCCGTGGTCTTCGCGCCCCGGGTCTCGGCCCGCGACATCCTGCGGACCTCGGCCGACCACCGGATCACCACCCTGTTCGGGGTGCCGATGCACTACGAACTGCTCGCCGCCGCCCTCGATCCGCCCGAGCTGCCCGCGCTGCGGACCGCCGTCTCGGGCGGCGAGCTGATGCCCCCCGAGGTCGCCGCGCGGTTCGCCGAACGGTACGGCGTCACGGTCGGCGAGGCCTACGGCACCACCGAGACCGGCATCGTCGCCATCGACGTCGGCGGCACACTGCGGCCCTCGGTCGGGCGGCCCGCGCCTGGTCTGCTGGTCCGGGAGCACCATGGCGAACTGGACGTCGCGCTCGGCGAGTCGCCGTATCTCTTCGACTCGGGCGGCACCCAGTACACGGACGGCTGGCTGCACACCCGTGACCGAGCCACGGTCGGCGCCGACGGAACGGTCACCGTGGGCGGTCGCACCGACTCCCTCGTCGTCATCGGCGGCCTCAAGGTCGACCTCACCGAGGTCGAGCACGTGCTCCGCGCGCACCCGGCCGTCGAACAGGCGGTTTTGGTCCACGAGGACGTGACCGAGGCGTACGTGGCGGTCGCCGCCGGGGCCGGGAGCCCGTCGGCGGAGGAGTTGCTGCGCTGGTGCCGGGAGCGGCTGGCCGACTACAAGCTGCCCCGCGTGATCCGGCTGATGGAGGCCCTGCCCCGCACGTCGAACGGGAAGCTGGTCCGCCAGGCGGCGACGTTGCGCGAGCGCTGCGCCGGGTAG
- a CDS encoding 3-dehydroquinate synthase II family protein yields the protein MRFAWIDLREVPRPQLQAVVDAAVHARMAGVVSADAALLGTLPPTVTRVLVSGEPTAPVARKAGEKGSDKGGKETKGTGDAAPSGPGEALAGTGIDVVLRKFTTQDELDALAAENRAATRAPATGEPGSRTPVAGFVDVRDDRTLQLSCVGAMALPYTLIHFADPTKIPLEIVLAAAESAEGKLVTVVGDLEEAAIVFDVLERGSDGILFTPRGADDVFALARLLEATTPQLELSTLTVESIRHVGLGDRVCVDTCSHFEEDEGILVGSYSSGFVLCCSETHPLPYMPTRPFRVNAGALHSYTLGPDNRTSYLSEVGSGSVLLAVGADGRTRRVVVGRAKLESRPLLEIRTHAEDGRLVSLTVQDDWHVRVLGPGGKVLNVTELRTGDELLGYLAQDKRHVGLPIGEFCKEV from the coding sequence ATGAGATTCGCGTGGATCGATCTCCGTGAAGTCCCCCGTCCGCAGCTCCAGGCGGTGGTGGACGCTGCCGTCCACGCCCGGATGGCCGGAGTGGTCTCCGCCGACGCCGCGTTGCTGGGGACGCTGCCGCCGACGGTGACCCGGGTGCTGGTGTCCGGGGAGCCGACCGCCCCGGTCGCGAGGAAGGCCGGTGAGAAGGGCTCCGACAAGGGGGGCAAGGAGACCAAGGGCACGGGCGACGCCGCGCCCTCCGGCCCCGGCGAGGCCCTCGCCGGCACCGGGATCGACGTCGTACTGCGGAAGTTCACCACCCAGGACGAGCTGGACGCCCTCGCCGCGGAGAACCGGGCCGCCACCCGTGCGCCCGCCACGGGTGAGCCGGGCAGCCGTACGCCCGTCGCCGGATTCGTCGACGTACGGGACGACCGCACCCTCCAGCTGTCGTGCGTGGGCGCGATGGCACTGCCGTACACGCTGATCCACTTCGCCGATCCGACGAAGATCCCGCTGGAGATCGTGCTCGCGGCGGCCGAGTCGGCCGAGGGCAAGCTGGTGACGGTCGTCGGGGACCTGGAGGAGGCGGCCATCGTCTTCGACGTGCTCGAACGCGGCTCGGACGGCATCCTGTTCACGCCCCGCGGCGCCGACGACGTGTTCGCGCTGGCCCGTCTGCTGGAGGCGACGACACCGCAGCTGGAGCTGTCCACGCTGACGGTGGAGAGCATCCGGCACGTCGGGCTCGGCGACCGGGTGTGTGTGGACACCTGCTCGCACTTCGAGGAGGACGAGGGCATTCTCGTCGGCTCGTACTCGTCCGGTTTCGTGCTCTGCTGCAGCGAGACGCACCCGCTGCCGTACATGCCGACCCGGCCGTTCCGGGTCAACGCCGGCGCCCTGCACTCGTACACGCTGGGCCCCGACAACCGCACCAGCTACCTCAGCGAGGTCGGCTCCGGCAGCGTCCTGCTGGCGGTCGGCGCCGACGGCCGCACCCGGCGGGTGGTGGTCGGGCGGGCCAAGCTGGAGTCCCGGCCGCTGCTGGAGATCCGTACCCACGCGGAGGACGGGCGGCTGGTGAGCCTGACCGTGCAGGACGACTGGCACGTACGGGTGCTCGGACCGGGCGGCAAGGTCCTCAACGTCACCGAGTTGCGGACGGGCGACGAGCTGCTCGGCTATCTGGCGCAGGACAAGCGCCACGTGGGCCTGCCCATCGGCGAGTTCTGCAAGGAGGTCTGA
- a CDS encoding class I fructose-bisphosphate aldolase family protein has translation MLKTGKPLRWRRLSLTGDDRHLLIPLDHSVSDGPVAPAGQWENLLRELVAGGADGIIVHKGRARTLAPDLLRNCALVVHLSASTACSADVDAKVLVGDVEEAVALGADAVSVHVNIGSDTEGRQLADLGAVARSCDTWGMPLIAMVYPRGPRIENPHDPVLLAHVVNVAADLGADMVKTTVALPLDRMAEVVAHSPIPVLAAGGPPDGSDLIEYGTAVMAAGCRGLAVGRRIFSSPNPASLVSRLAAVVHGHADDDLRDHMNMTTHTPYSTIVAGVA, from the coding sequence ATGCTGAAAACTGGCAAGCCATTACGCTGGAGAAGACTTTCGCTGACCGGCGACGACCGGCATTTGCTCATTCCGCTCGACCACAGTGTTTCGGACGGTCCGGTCGCCCCTGCGGGCCAGTGGGAGAACCTGCTGAGGGAGCTGGTGGCCGGCGGGGCCGACGGGATCATCGTCCACAAGGGACGCGCCCGCACGCTCGCCCCTGACCTCCTCAGGAACTGCGCGCTGGTGGTGCATCTGAGCGCCAGTACGGCCTGTTCCGCCGATGTCGACGCCAAGGTGCTGGTCGGCGATGTCGAGGAGGCGGTGGCACTCGGCGCGGACGCTGTCAGCGTCCATGTGAACATCGGCTCGGACACCGAGGGGCGGCAGCTCGCCGACCTGGGCGCGGTGGCCCGTTCGTGCGACACCTGGGGCATGCCGCTGATCGCGATGGTCTATCCGCGCGGCCCCCGGATCGAGAACCCGCACGATCCCGTTCTCCTCGCGCACGTCGTGAACGTCGCCGCCGATCTGGGCGCCGACATGGTGAAGACCACCGTCGCCCTGCCGCTCGACCGGATGGCCGAGGTGGTGGCCCACAGCCCCATCCCCGTCCTCGCGGCCGGCGGTCCACCGGACGGCTCCGACCTCATCGAGTACGGCACCGCCGTGATGGCGGCGGGCTGCCGGGGACTCGCCGTCGGCCGCCGGATCTTCTCCTCCCCCAACCCCGCCTCCCTGGTGTCGCGGCTCGCCGCGGTGGTGCACGGACACGCCGACGACGACCTCCGTGATCACATGAACATGACAACCCATACCCCTTACTCGACGATCGTGGCAGGTGTCGCATGA
- a CDS encoding MFS transporter: MPESPSETVAEAVGPAQVALPSSSPAEPSKAPKVAAASLIGTTIEYYDFAVYGTASALVLGPAFFPSGNATVSTLAAFLTFAAAFLSRPLGVILFGTIGDRLGRRRALVASLLLMGVATVGVGLLPTYESAGLLAPVLLVTLRLLQGVSMGGEWGGAVLLAAEHAPPGRRALYAAVPNVGPSLGFLLSSAVILPTLNIVGRDGFTEWAWRVPFLLSAVLVLVGLWVRTTVSESPVFKGSSSAAESEASPAARFPLGALISRYPGRLLLGTGAAIGGSAVYYLTIVYSLSYGPKSLGIPQNTMLTAASVGAAAGIAITLPVARLADRIGRRPVMLTGAAGCVVWAVPMYASLSSGNALVITGAYTVGLMLLAVMFSPVAAFLAELFPARLRYTGASAAFILANTLGGGFAPLVATWLNSQWSSPLVLGFYTGGLCLVSLLCLLALPETRGEEFTA, from the coding sequence ATGCCCGAATCCCCCTCCGAGACCGTCGCCGAGGCCGTGGGCCCCGCACAGGTCGCGTTACCGTCCTCGTCGCCGGCCGAGCCGAGCAAGGCCCCCAAGGTCGCCGCCGCCAGCCTCATCGGCACGACGATCGAGTACTACGACTTCGCCGTCTACGGCACGGCCTCCGCACTCGTCCTCGGACCCGCGTTCTTCCCCTCCGGCAACGCGACCGTCTCCACCCTCGCCGCGTTCCTCACCTTCGCGGCGGCCTTCCTGTCCCGTCCCCTCGGCGTCATCCTGTTCGGCACGATCGGCGACCGGCTGGGCCGCCGGCGAGCCCTGGTCGCGTCCCTCCTGCTCATGGGCGTCGCGACGGTCGGCGTCGGCCTGCTCCCGACCTACGAGAGCGCCGGACTCCTCGCCCCCGTCCTCCTGGTGACCCTCCGGCTGCTGCAGGGCGTCAGCATGGGCGGCGAGTGGGGCGGCGCGGTCCTGCTGGCCGCCGAGCACGCCCCGCCCGGTCGCCGCGCGCTGTACGCCGCCGTCCCGAACGTCGGCCCCTCCCTCGGCTTCCTGCTCTCCAGCGCCGTCATCCTCCCCACCCTCAACATCGTGGGCCGCGACGGCTTCACCGAATGGGCCTGGCGCGTGCCGTTCCTGCTCAGCGCGGTGCTCGTGCTGGTCGGGCTGTGGGTGCGGACGACGGTGTCGGAGTCGCCGGTGTTCAAGGGCTCGTCCTCGGCGGCGGAGTCCGAGGCGTCACCCGCGGCGCGCTTCCCGCTCGGTGCGCTCATCTCGCGGTACCCCGGCCGGCTGCTGCTCGGCACGGGCGCGGCGATCGGCGGCTCGGCCGTGTACTACCTGACGATCGTCTACAGCCTGTCCTACGGGCCGAAGTCGCTCGGCATCCCCCAGAACACGATGCTCACCGCCGCGAGCGTCGGGGCGGCGGCCGGGATCGCGATCACCCTGCCCGTCGCCCGGCTCGCCGACCGGATCGGACGCCGGCCGGTCATGCTGACGGGCGCGGCCGGCTGCGTCGTGTGGGCCGTCCCCATGTACGCGTCCCTCAGCTCGGGCAACGCGCTCGTCATCACCGGTGCGTACACCGTCGGGCTCATGCTGCTCGCCGTGATGTTCTCCCCGGTGGCGGCGTTTCTCGCGGAGCTGTTCCCGGCGAGGTTGCGCTACACCGGGGCGTCGGCGGCGTTCATCCTGGCCAACACGCTGGGCGGCGGCTTCGCTCCGCTCGTCGCGACGTGGTTGAACAGCCAGTGGTCGTCGCCGCTGGTGCTCGGCTTCTACACGGGTGGGTTGTGCCTGGTGAGCCTGCTGTGCCTGCTGGCGCTGCCGGAGACCCGCGGGGAGGAGTTCACCGCCTGA
- the pgl gene encoding 6-phosphogluconolactonase, giving the protein MSTPQLVVHRDKELMAQAAAARLITKVVDAQASRGYASVVLTGGRNGNGLLAALAAAPARDAIDWGRLDLWWGDERFLPEGDSERNVTQAREALLDSVPLDPKRLHAMPASDGPWGADVGAAAAAYAEELARAAGPENHGSVPTFDVLMLGVGPDTHVASLFPELPAVRETERTVVGVHGAPKPPPTRVTLTLPAIRAAREVWLLAAGEDKARAAAIALSGAGEIQAPAAGAYGRSRTLWLLDAAAASQLPRSLYPPASP; this is encoded by the coding sequence GTGAGTACTCCGCAGTTGGTCGTGCACCGCGACAAGGAGCTGATGGCTCAGGCCGCGGCGGCTCGGCTGATCACCAAGGTCGTGGACGCGCAGGCCTCGCGCGGCTACGCCTCGGTGGTCCTCACAGGTGGCCGCAACGGCAACGGACTGCTCGCCGCGCTGGCGGCGGCACCCGCCCGGGACGCGATCGACTGGGGCCGGCTGGACCTGTGGTGGGGTGACGAACGGTTCCTGCCCGAGGGCGACTCCGAGCGCAATGTCACCCAGGCCCGGGAGGCGCTGCTGGACTCGGTGCCGCTGGACCCGAAGCGCCTGCACGCCATGCCCGCGTCGGACGGGCCGTGGGGTGCCGATGTGGGCGCGGCGGCCGCCGCGTACGCGGAGGAGTTGGCGCGGGCGGCGGGGCCCGAGAACCATGGCTCGGTGCCGACGTTCGACGTGCTGATGCTGGGGGTCGGGCCGGACACCCATGTGGCCTCCCTCTTCCCCGAGTTGCCCGCCGTGCGGGAGACCGAGCGGACGGTGGTGGGCGTCCACGGCGCGCCGAAGCCGCCGCCGACGCGGGTCACGCTGACGCTGCCCGCGATCCGTGCGGCGCGTGAGGTGTGGCTTCTCGCCGCCGGTGAGGACAAGGCGCGGGCCGCGGCCATCGCGTTGTCCGGTGCGGGCGAGATCCAGGCTCCGGCAGCGGGCGCGTACGGGAGGTCGCGGACCTTGTGGCTGCTGGACGCGGCGGCGGCCTCGCAACTGCCCCGGTCGCTGTATCCACCGGCTTCGCCGTGA
- the opcA gene encoding glucose-6-phosphate dehydrogenase assembly protein OpcA, producing MKTDLTDTTASKINKALVKARREIGTPAVGMVLTLVIVTDEENAYDALKSANDASREHPSRTIVVIKRVSRSPRDRTKSRLDAEVRVGADAGTGDTVVLRLYGEVADHAQSVVLPLLLPDAPVVVWWPVNAPLDPARDPLGALGQRRVTDSYAAEKPIDELRTRADNYEPGDTDLAWTRITPWRSMLAAALDQVDCEVISAEVQGEQYNPSVELLAMWLADRLHVHVRRGVSAGPGLNEVRLLTSAGPIRLYRPAGGLALLTLENQPDRAVALKRRETSELLAEELRRLDPDDTYASALRFGVDRLGGAGASGGSAGSALTAATAATAAPATASAAAGGAPGASSASGSGFGSGSGSGSGSGSELGSAVAPAAAPARTSAPALPSAASSGSVASPGSTGSAGSAGTAGDDDYERPTPAQMPPVKKAAAP from the coding sequence ATGAAGACAGACCTCACGGACACCACGGCCAGCAAGATCAACAAGGCGCTGGTGAAGGCCCGCCGGGAGATAGGCACCCCGGCTGTCGGCATGGTGCTCACGCTGGTCATCGTGACGGACGAGGAGAACGCGTACGACGCGCTCAAGTCCGCCAACGACGCCTCCCGCGAGCACCCGTCGCGCACGATCGTGGTCATCAAGCGCGTCTCCCGCTCCCCCCGCGACCGCACGAAGTCCCGCCTCGACGCCGAGGTACGGGTGGGTGCGGACGCCGGCACCGGCGACACGGTCGTGCTGCGGCTGTACGGCGAGGTCGCGGACCACGCCCAGTCGGTGGTGCTTCCGCTGCTGCTGCCGGACGCGCCGGTCGTCGTCTGGTGGCCGGTCAACGCGCCGCTCGACCCGGCCCGCGATCCGCTGGGCGCGCTCGGCCAGCGTCGGGTCACCGACAGCTATGCCGCCGAGAAGCCCATCGACGAGCTGCGGACCCGCGCCGACAACTACGAGCCCGGCGACACGGATCTGGCCTGGACCCGGATCACCCCCTGGCGTTCCATGCTGGCCGCCGCGCTCGACCAGGTGGACTGCGAGGTCATCTCCGCGGAGGTGCAGGGCGAGCAGTACAACCCGAGCGTGGAGCTGCTGGCGATGTGGCTGGCGGACCGGCTCCACGTCCATGTACGGCGTGGGGTGTCGGCCGGGCCCGGCCTCAACGAGGTGCGGCTGCTGACCAGCGCCGGTCCCATCCGGCTGTACCGGCCCGCCGGGGGCCTCGCCCTTCTCACGCTGGAGAACCAGCCGGACCGGGCGGTCGCGTTGAAGCGCCGCGAGACGTCCGAGCTGCTGGCGGAGGAGCTGCGCAGGCTCGACCCCGACGACACCTATGCGTCGGCGCTGCGGTTCGGGGTGGACCGGCTGGGAGGCGCGGGGGCGTCGGGAGGTTCGGCGGGCAGTGCGCTCACGGCTGCCACGGCCGCGACGGCCGCTCCGGCAACCGCGTCGGCCGCCGCGGGCGGCGCTCCGGGGGCCTCTTCGGCTTCCGGCTCGGGCTTCGGCTCGGGTTCCGGCTCCGGCTCCGGCTCCGGCTCCGAGTTGGGTTCGGCCGTCGCCCCGGCTGCCGCTCCGGCCCGTACGTCCGCGCCCGCGTTGCCGTCGGCTGCCTCGTCGGGTTCGGTCGCTTCCCCGGGTTCCACGGGATCGGCCGGTTCCGCAGGGACGGCCGGTGACGATGACTACGAGCGGCCCACTCCGGCGCAGATGCCGCCGGTGAAGAAGGCGGCCGCGCCGTGA
- the zwf gene encoding glucose-6-phosphate dehydrogenase translates to MNTLSSSNPLRDAADRRLPRIAGPSGLVIFGVTGDLSRKKLMPAVYDLANRGLLPPGFSLVGFARREWANEDFAQEVHDAVKEHARTPFREEVWQQLIQGMRFVQGTFDDDESFERLRDTIEELDKAQGTGGNFAFYLSVPPSAFPVVIQQLRKHGLADQSSGSWRRAVIEKPFGHDLASAEDLNSTVEEVFAPDQVFRIDHYLGKETVQNILALRFANTMFEPIWNRSFVDHVQITMAEDIGIGGRAGYYDGIGAARDVIQNHLLQLMALTAMEEPASFDADALAAEKTKVLGAVKLPKDLGRDTVFAQYAAGWQGGEKVIGYLEEDGIDRKSKTDTYAAIKVEVDNRRWAGVPFYLRTGKRLGRRVTEIAVVFQRAPHSPFDSTATEELGQNAIVIRVQPDEGVTVRFGSKVPGTSMEIRDVSMDFAYGESFTESSPEAYERLILDVLLGDSNLFPRTEEVELSWKILDPIEEYWDRSGRPAQYQAGTWGPVEADEMLERDGRSWRRP, encoded by the coding sequence CTGAACACCTTGTCGAGCAGCAATCCGCTGCGTGACGCCGCGGACCGACGGCTCCCGCGTATCGCGGGGCCGTCGGGCCTGGTCATCTTCGGCGTCACAGGCGATTTGTCACGTAAAAAGCTGATGCCGGCCGTGTACGACCTCGCCAACCGCGGACTGCTGCCGCCGGGCTTCTCGCTCGTCGGCTTCGCACGCCGGGAGTGGGCCAACGAGGACTTCGCGCAGGAGGTGCACGACGCGGTCAAGGAGCACGCCCGGACGCCCTTTCGCGAGGAGGTCTGGCAGCAGCTCATCCAGGGCATGCGGTTCGTCCAGGGCACCTTCGACGACGACGAGTCCTTCGAGCGGCTGCGCGACACCATCGAGGAACTGGACAAGGCACAGGGCACGGGCGGCAACTTCGCCTTCTACCTCTCCGTGCCGCCGTCCGCGTTCCCGGTCGTCATCCAGCAGCTGAGGAAGCACGGGCTGGCCGATCAGTCGAGCGGTTCGTGGCGGCGCGCGGTCATCGAGAAGCCGTTCGGCCACGACCTGGCGTCGGCCGAGGACCTCAACTCGACCGTGGAAGAGGTCTTCGCCCCGGACCAGGTCTTCCGCATCGACCACTACCTCGGCAAGGAGACCGTCCAGAACATTCTGGCGCTCCGCTTCGCCAACACGATGTTCGAGCCGATCTGGAACCGGTCCTTCGTCGACCACGTGCAGATCACCATGGCCGAGGACATCGGTATCGGCGGCCGCGCCGGCTACTACGACGGCATCGGCGCCGCCCGTGACGTCATCCAGAACCACCTGCTCCAGCTGATGGCGCTGACCGCGATGGAGGAGCCCGCCTCCTTCGACGCGGACGCGCTCGCCGCCGAGAAGACCAAGGTGCTCGGCGCGGTGAAGCTGCCGAAGGACCTGGGCCGGGACACCGTGTTCGCGCAGTACGCGGCCGGCTGGCAGGGCGGCGAGAAGGTCATCGGCTACCTCGAAGAGGACGGCATCGACCGCAAGTCGAAGACCGACACCTACGCGGCGATCAAGGTCGAGGTCGACAACCGCCGCTGGGCGGGCGTCCCCTTCTATCTGCGGACGGGCAAGCGCCTGGGCCGCCGGGTCACCGAGATCGCGGTCGTCTTCCAGCGCGCCCCGCACTCCCCGTTCGACTCCACCGCCACCGAGGAGCTGGGCCAGAACGCGATCGTCATCCGCGTCCAGCCCGACGAGGGCGTGACGGTCCGCTTCGGCTCCAAGGTGCCCGGCACGTCGATGGAGATCCGGGACGTGTCGATGGACTTCGCCTACGGCGAGTCCTTCACCGAGTCGTCGCCCGAGGCGTACGAGCGCCTCATCCTGGACGTCCTTCTCGGCGACTCGAACCTCTTCCCGCGCACCGAGGAGGTCGAGCTGTCCTGGAAGATCCTCGACCCGATCGAGGAGTACTGGGACAGGAGCGGCAGGCCCGCGCAGTACCAGGCGGGCACGTGGGGTCCCGTCGAGGCGGACGAGATGCTCGAACGAGACGGACGGAGCTGGCGCCGGCCATGA
- the tal gene encoding transaldolase: protein MTDALKRLSEEGVAIWLDDLSRKRITSGNLAELLDQQHVVGVTTNPSIFQKAISSGDGYEPQVSDLAARKVTVEEAIRMITTADVRDAADILRPVFDATGGQDGRVSIEVDPRLAHNTKATVAEAKQLAWLVDRPNTLIKIPATLGGLPAITEVIGLGISVNVTLIFSLERYRQVMDAYLAGLEKAKERGLDLSKIHSVASFFVSRVDTEIDKRIDALGTDEAKAARGKAGVANARLAYQAYEEVFDGKRWSDLENAGANKQRPLWASTGVKDPAYKSTLYVDELVAPNTVNTMPEATLEATAASGEIRGNAIAGTYEQSRAELDAVEKLGISYDEVVQLLEEEGVEKFEASWNDLLKSTEAELRRLAPSEG, encoded by the coding sequence ATGACAGACGCACTCAAGCGCCTCTCCGAGGAGGGCGTCGCGATCTGGCTGGACGACCTGTCGCGCAAGCGCATCACGTCCGGCAACCTCGCCGAGCTGCTCGACCAGCAGCACGTCGTGGGTGTCACCACCAACCCGTCGATCTTCCAGAAGGCGATCAGCAGCGGTGACGGCTACGAGCCGCAGGTCTCCGACCTCGCCGCCCGCAAGGTCACCGTCGAAGAGGCCATCCGCATGATCACGACGGCGGACGTCCGGGACGCCGCCGACATCCTGCGGCCGGTGTTCGACGCGACCGGTGGCCAGGACGGCCGGGTCTCCATCGAGGTCGACCCGCGCCTGGCGCACAACACCAAGGCGACGGTCGCCGAGGCCAAGCAGCTGGCCTGGCTCGTGGACCGCCCCAACACCCTGATCAAGATCCCGGCGACGCTGGGCGGTCTGCCGGCCATCACCGAGGTCATCGGTCTCGGCATCAGCGTCAACGTCACGCTGATCTTCTCGCTCGAGCGTTACCGCCAGGTCATGGACGCCTACCTCGCCGGCCTGGAGAAGGCCAAGGAGCGCGGCCTGGACCTGTCGAAGATCCACTCCGTGGCGTCCTTCTTCGTGTCCCGCGTGGACACCGAGATCGACAAGCGGATCGACGCGCTCGGCACCGACGAGGCCAAGGCCGCCCGCGGCAAGGCCGGCGTCGCCAACGCCCGCCTCGCCTACCAGGCGTACGAAGAGGTCTTCGACGGCAAGCGCTGGAGCGACCTGGAGAACGCGGGCGCCAACAAGCAGCGTCCGCTGTGGGCCTCGACCGGCGTCAAGGACCCGGCGTACAAGAGCACGCTGTACGTCGACGAGCTGGTCGCGCCGAACACGGTGAACACCATGCCGGAGGCCACGCTGGAGGCCACCGCGGCGAGCGGCGAGATCCGCGGCAACGCGATCGCCGGGACGTACGAGCAGTCGCGTGCCGAGCTGGACGCGGTCGAGAAGCTCGGGATCTCTTACGACGAGGTCGTCCAACTGCTGGAGGAAGAGGGCGTCGAGAAGTTCGAGGCCTCCTGGAACGACCTGCTCAAGTCGACCGAGGCGGAGCTTCGGCGCCTCGCACCCTCGGAGGGCTGA